In Topomyia yanbarensis strain Yona2022 chromosome 2, ASM3024719v1, whole genome shotgun sequence, one DNA window encodes the following:
- the LOC131682805 gene encoding uroporphyrinogen-III synthase, whose protein sequence is MKKVVILKSENDNSEVYAALLQKAGFEPVFVPTLDFCFKNLDVLRDRLLSPYKYSGLIFTSPRSITAVRDALGGHRLKDDWKTLENYCVGETSHDLIQRSLELDTKGQQSGNASNLADVMKTDLYNKTITLPFLFPCGNLKQDVLQNKLSEYGYSMDCVEVYETVPHKDLERSLVNLFQDGSSPEFLLFFSPSGINYCAAIFERHKFDLSMCRIVAIGPSTKKAVENKGYPVHRTAEKPSPEYVVSALLDS, encoded by the coding sequence ATGAAAAAAGTTGTGATTCTGAAATCCGAAAACGACAACAGTGAAGTGTACGCCGCTCTGCTACAGAAAGCCGGTTTCGAGCCCGTTTTCGTTCCGACATTGGATTTTTGCTTCAAGAATCTAGACGTTTTACGAGATCGATTGCTGTCACCGTACAAATATTCGGGTTTGATTTTCACCAGTCCTCGAAGCATTACTGCCGTACGGGATGCGCTCGGAGGTCATCGGTTGAAAGATGATTGGAAAACGCTGGAGAATTATTGTGTCGGAGAAACGTCGCACGATCTAATTCAACGCTCCCTGGAACTGGATACTAAAGGGCAGCAGTCAGGAAATGCCAGTAACTTAGCGGATGTAATGAAGACAGATTTGTACAATAAAACTATTACGCTTCCGTTTCTGTTTCCTTGCGGAAACTTGAAACAAGATGTACTGCAGAATAAGCTGTCCGAGTATGGCTATTCGATGGATTGTGTCGAAGTATATGAGACCGTTCCTCATAAGGATCTAGAACGGAGTTTAGTCAATTTATTCCAGGACGGCTCTTCGCCGGAATTCCTCTTATTTTTTAGTCCATCTGGTATAAATTACTGTGCGGCAATTTTCGAGCGACATAAATTTGATCTGAGTATGTGCAGGATTGTGGCCATCGGACCCAGTACCAAAAAGGCGGTTGAGAACAAGGGTTATCCGGTGCACCGAACGGCAGAGAAGCCATCGCCTGAATATGTTGTTAGTGCTTTATTAGATTCCTAA